The Chloroflexota bacterium genome includes a window with the following:
- the amrB gene encoding AmmeMemoRadiSam system protein B: MMPIVDRSLPKLRAIDARPIVHGGQASILLRDPLRLTDKTVIIPQHLGPLLALCDGTRDSSALSAALAIRFGVRLTPSTIEQFLAVLDDALLLDNDRFAQAQERALQEYRQAPFRHPANAGLSYPAEVDKLRQMLQSYLDAVNDVSSSPADGRGLICPHIDYARGGTVYAQVWKRASKMAQAAELAVLLGTNHYGRDGQLTLTRQHYATPFGVLPTAQDIVDAVAQAVGEEMVFADELYHRGEHSIELAAIWLHYLRDEQPCALVPILCGSFAPFVRGEANPQHDPTINRVLDSLRRATAGRRVLVVAAADLAHVGPAFGGQPFGLIERVRLQAADEELMERICVGDAEGFFTAIQREGDRYNVCGLPPIYLALRLLHPVHGEKVAYLRCPADEQGTSLVSVCGIVFQ; encoded by the coding sequence ATGATGCCGATCGTTGATCGTTCATTGCCCAAGTTGCGCGCCATTGATGCCCGCCCTATCGTCCATGGTGGCCAGGCAAGTATCCTCCTGCGCGATCCTCTGCGGCTGACCGACAAGACGGTCATTATCCCACAGCATTTGGGGCCGCTATTGGCGCTATGTGACGGCACGCGCGACAGCAGCGCCTTGTCCGCAGCGCTCGCGATCCGTTTCGGAGTGCGCCTCACTCCAAGCACGATAGAGCAATTCCTGGCTGTGCTTGACGATGCTTTGCTTTTAGATAACGACCGTTTTGCCCAAGCACAGGAACGGGCGCTACAGGAGTACCGCCAGGCGCCTTTCCGTCATCCGGCCAATGCTGGGTTGTCCTATCCGGCAGAGGTAGATAAGCTGCGTCAGATGTTGCAGAGCTACCTCGATGCGGTAAATGATGTAAGTTCTTCCCCTGCTGATGGTCGTGGCCTGATATGTCCGCATATTGATTATGCGCGTGGGGGAACGGTTTATGCCCAGGTCTGGAAACGTGCGTCCAAGATGGCTCAGGCAGCAGAACTGGCAGTGCTCTTGGGTACCAATCATTACGGACGAGATGGCCAGTTGACATTGACCCGACAGCACTATGCCACGCCATTTGGGGTACTGCCCACGGCACAGGATATTGTCGATGCGGTGGCTCAAGCAGTGGGTGAAGAGATGGTTTTTGCCGATGAGCTCTACCATCGCGGTGAGCATTCAATTGAACTGGCGGCAATTTGGCTGCATTATCTCCGCGATGAACAGCCCTGTGCGCTGGTGCCAATTTTATGCGGTTCCTTTGCCCCCTTTGTCCGGGGCGAAGCCAATCCGCAACATGACCCTACGATAAACAGAGTTTTGGACTCGCTCCGACGAGCCACGGCTGGACGCAGGGTATTGGTGGTAGCCGCAGCGGACTTGGCCCATGTCGGCCCAGCCTTTGGTGGTCAGCCATTTGGGCTCATAGAGCGGGTGCGGTTGCAAGCGGCTGATGAGGAGCTGATGGAGCGGATATGTGTAGGGGATGCGGAAGGGTTTTTCACGGCGATTCAGCGCGAAGGCGACCGCTATAACGTGTGCGGGTTGCCGCCTATCTACCTGGCGCTGCGCCTGTTGCATCCTGTACATGGTGAGAAAGTGGCCTACCTCCGCTGTCCAGCGGATGAGCAGGGAACATCCTTGGTATCGGTGTGTGGTATTGTGTTCCAATGA
- the mrdA gene encoding penicillin-binding protein 2, with the protein MSIRSIGRFWKGLEAVFQRFLLLCLLALVMIAHSACQAEPSPIPTPIPTPTPTPSLIGAETVAREYLRAWQSEDYARMYTFLSSSAMAATPEEKFVSRYRAIATEATMTGLTASVVEIQRAFTTTAQVTFTLTIDTRLVGQFQVENVLDLSYDGQRWGVDWTPKAIFPLLVWDNLVHMFIHVPARGNIYDRRDLPLAMEGKLIEIGVVPGWIEDEARLLSILSKLLGLSHEAIKAKYAQAARPDWFMPVGDITPEVKQANEALLSSEPGITWRDKPIRVYPYGSLAAQVVGYTTLIDAETLARLQEQGYRESDWIGVAGLEGWGESYLSGTRGGTLAIISPDGRIVWTLAERPATVSKSIYTTLDMDLQRTVEGILGQQIGAIVVLDVRNGEVLAMVSHPGYDPNIFITGTAQQRIALLNDPGKPFLNRAIAGLYPPGSTFKIVTMSAGMQELGLTQHSTFYCAGRWDGLADGATRYCWLSSGHGPLNLLNGLVYSCDTVFWEIGKALNERDPYALPRWARAFGLGVPTGLNALVEAAGLIADPDWKAQHYSGTEQRWLPRDAVNMAIGQGDVLVTPLQMANLVAAVANGGTLYQPRLVRLIGSLMGDDVQDFPPQVLGQLPISSANLQVVRRAMEGVVQYGTASRAFIGATIRMAGKSGTAEAPPGDPHAWFVGYAPADDPQIAVAVVLERGGEGGRNAAPLFRQVVEAYMTLSKR; encoded by the coding sequence ATGTCAATTCGTAGTATTGGGAGATTTTGGAAAGGACTTGAGGCAGTGTTTCAGCGCTTTCTATTGCTTTGCTTGTTGGCGCTGGTAATGATAGCTCACTCTGCCTGTCAGGCTGAGCCTTCGCCCATTCCCACTCCCATTCCCACGCCAACTCCTACACCCTCCCTTATCGGAGCCGAGACGGTGGCGCGGGAGTATCTGCGAGCATGGCAAAGCGAAGACTATGCACGTATGTATACCTTTCTTTCTTCCTCTGCTATGGCTGCTACCCCTGAAGAGAAATTTGTCTCCCGCTACCGCGCCATTGCTACTGAGGCGACCATGACCGGCCTGACAGCCAGCGTTGTGGAGATACAACGCGCATTCACCACAACTGCCCAAGTTACCTTTACGCTGACCATAGATACCCGTTTGGTTGGCCAATTCCAGGTAGAGAACGTGCTCGATCTTTCTTATGATGGGCAGCGTTGGGGTGTGGATTGGACACCTAAAGCGATTTTTCCCTTGCTGGTGTGGGATAATCTGGTACATATGTTCATCCACGTACCTGCACGAGGCAATATCTATGACCGCCGGGATTTGCCTCTGGCTATGGAGGGGAAGCTGATTGAAATCGGTGTGGTCCCTGGTTGGATTGAGGATGAAGCAAGGCTTCTCTCCATATTGAGCAAATTGTTGGGATTGTCTCACGAAGCCATCAAGGCAAAATACGCCCAAGCAGCACGGCCGGACTGGTTCATGCCCGTTGGCGACATCACTCCTGAGGTAAAACAGGCTAATGAAGCATTGCTGTCCTCGGAGCCGGGCATTACTTGGCGGGACAAGCCCATACGCGTTTACCCTTATGGCAGCTTGGCTGCACAGGTCGTTGGCTACACAACCCTAATCGATGCAGAAACACTGGCTCGTCTCCAAGAGCAGGGATACCGCGAAAGCGATTGGATCGGAGTAGCCGGCTTGGAAGGTTGGGGGGAGTCGTATCTGTCGGGGACACGAGGAGGGACCTTGGCCATCATCAGCCCGGATGGCCGCATCGTGTGGACGCTGGCTGAGCGGCCAGCGACCGTGAGCAAAAGCATCTACACCACGCTGGACATGGATCTACAGCGCACAGTGGAGGGCATCCTTGGCCAGCAAATAGGGGCCATTGTCGTGCTGGACGTACGCAATGGTGAGGTACTGGCAATGGTCAGTCATCCCGGATATGATCCCAATATCTTTATCACGGGCACGGCCCAGCAGCGAATCGCCTTGCTAAACGATCCAGGTAAGCCCTTTTTGAACCGCGCCATTGCAGGACTTTACCCGCCGGGTTCAACCTTCAAGATTGTAACCATGTCCGCCGGCATGCAGGAACTAGGATTGACCCAGCACAGCACTTTTTATTGCGCTGGACGATGGGATGGCCTAGCAGATGGTGCCACGCGCTATTGCTGGCTGAGCAGCGGGCATGGACCGCTCAATCTGTTGAACGGCCTGGTTTACTCCTGCGATACGGTCTTCTGGGAGATTGGCAAGGCATTGAACGAACGCGATCCCTATGCCTTGCCACGCTGGGCACGAGCTTTTGGCCTGGGCGTCCCGACTGGATTGAATGCCTTGGTCGAGGCAGCGGGGTTGATAGCCGACCCAGATTGGAAAGCACAGCACTATTCCGGAACAGAACAGCGATGGCTGCCACGCGATGCGGTGAACATGGCGATTGGACAGGGTGACGTGCTGGTAACACCATTGCAGATGGCCAATCTAGTAGCAGCCGTTGCTAACGGCGGCACGTTGTACCAGCCGCGCCTGGTGCGGCTTATAGGTTCCCTGATGGGTGACGATGTACAGGACTTTCCACCGCAGGTGCTGGGCCAATTGCCCATATCATCAGCGAACCTGCAGGTTGTGCGGCGAGCAATGGAAGGAGTGGTACAGTACGGCACAGCGTCGCGGGCTTTTATAGGTGCGACCATACGTATGGCGGGCAAATCTGGCACAGCCGAGGCCCCTCCTGGTGATCCACACGCCTGGTTCGTGGGTTACGCTCCAGCGGATGATCCCCAAATCGCAGTAGCAGTTGTGCTGGAGCGTGGGGGCGAAGGAGGTCGCAATGCTGCCCCTCTATTTCGTCAGGTAGTAGAAGCCTACATGACATTGTCAAAGAGATGA
- a CDS encoding molybdopterin-dependent oxidoreductase yields MANVIEFIVNGQPVQAEVADSKTTLLSYLRDVLHLTGPKNGCGQGHCGACTVIVNGKAQRSCLLRLERIAGAQVETVEGLAVDGRLHPLQEAFIEEGAIQCGFCTPGMLMASKALLDRNPDPTDEEIREALKDNLCRCTGYVSILRAVRKAAQRLRAGGFPSGTAIAPPTTWDVVGKDVMRKDAWAKVTGTLKYADDLYVPGMLHARALRSAYPHARILAIDTSDAEKVPGVVTVLTAKDVPGRNRFGLVIADQPVLADDRVRYIGDALACVYAESIAAADEALGKIKVDYEELEVVSTPQRAMAPDAPRIHENGNILAEHHVRKGDVEAAFRQADVIVENTYYTPFVEHAYLEPEACLARPDGEGGVAIWVGSQGPNVDRAQIAASLALPLDKVRVVHTPMGGGFGGKEDITVQILAALGALRTGRPVKMVLPRPESIRVSTKRHAEYLHYKTAATRDGKILAVEAIIIGDTGAYASVGASVLFRSATFACGPYVVPNVKVDAYAVYTNNPPAGAMRGFGSPQVAFAADCQMDELAHRLGMDPFEFRLRNALEAGAITATGQLVTESIGIKECLNAVRDALAAQPLPQPAHGKRLGVGIAAAYKNVGLGPGLDDRAGAIAEIDDEGHLILRGGCIDMGQGQDTVIAQIAAQTLQIPYSDIIVVTGDTASCPDSFMTTASRATLLQGNAVQIAVTKLREQLLDYACSQFDLRRDAVTFEAGRIQDKATGVEISLAELARQATRQNYRLCAEAYYTAPTCYRNFEFDERQFKEDPDQYRVHVAYSFCAQACILEVDESSGEVRVLRMITAQDVGKPIHPQNIRGQIEGGVVMGMGYALYEEFIVDRGYIVTDTLRKCKIPHIAQAPEIVPLIVEDPHSLGPFGAKGMAELSVAPSAPAIANAIHNALGVRIRELPITPEKILAALHRATATSG; encoded by the coding sequence ATGGCAAATGTCATCGAATTCATAGTGAATGGTCAACCGGTTCAGGCTGAGGTCGCTGATTCCAAGACCACTTTGCTCTCCTATCTGCGCGATGTGTTGCATCTGACGGGGCCTAAAAACGGTTGTGGCCAAGGACACTGTGGTGCTTGCACTGTCATCGTCAATGGCAAGGCTCAACGATCCTGTTTGTTGCGTCTGGAGCGCATCGCTGGTGCTCAGGTCGAGACAGTCGAAGGTCTGGCCGTGGATGGGCGCCTACATCCCTTGCAGGAAGCGTTTATCGAAGAGGGGGCGATCCAGTGTGGCTTTTGCACTCCAGGCATGCTGATGGCCTCCAAAGCGTTGTTAGATCGCAACCCAGATCCAACCGATGAAGAGATACGCGAAGCCCTTAAGGATAATCTCTGTCGCTGCACTGGATATGTCTCCATCTTGCGCGCAGTGAGAAAGGCAGCACAGCGCTTGCGGGCAGGAGGCTTTCCTTCTGGCACAGCGATAGCTCCGCCCACTACATGGGACGTAGTGGGCAAAGACGTGATGCGCAAGGATGCCTGGGCCAAGGTCACGGGCACACTGAAGTACGCTGACGATCTGTATGTGCCAGGAATGTTACATGCCAGAGCGTTGCGCAGTGCCTATCCCCATGCTAGGATATTGGCAATTGACACGTCAGATGCGGAAAAAGTACCTGGAGTAGTGACAGTGTTGACCGCAAAGGACGTGCCAGGGCGCAACCGCTTTGGGCTGGTTATTGCTGATCAGCCTGTGCTGGCAGATGACCGTGTGCGTTACATCGGCGATGCGCTAGCTTGCGTTTATGCCGAGAGCATTGCAGCGGCTGATGAAGCTTTGGGCAAGATCAAGGTGGATTATGAGGAACTTGAGGTCGTATCTACTCCACAACGTGCAATGGCGCCCGATGCCCCCCGCATTCACGAGAATGGGAATATCCTGGCAGAGCACCACGTACGCAAAGGGGATGTCGAAGCCGCTTTCAGACAGGCAGACGTCATCGTGGAGAACACCTACTACACGCCCTTCGTAGAGCATGCCTATTTGGAACCGGAGGCTTGCCTGGCTCGCCCAGATGGGGAAGGAGGCGTTGCAATTTGGGTTGGTAGCCAAGGGCCGAACGTAGATCGTGCCCAAATCGCTGCCTCTCTAGCCTTGCCACTTGATAAAGTGCGCGTTGTGCATACTCCAATGGGTGGCGGTTTTGGTGGAAAAGAGGATATCACCGTTCAGATTTTGGCAGCGCTCGGCGCATTGCGCACCGGTCGCCCGGTCAAGATGGTGTTGCCGCGTCCTGAATCCATACGGGTGAGCACGAAGCGTCACGCTGAATACCTACACTACAAGACCGCAGCTACACGTGATGGCAAGATCCTCGCCGTCGAGGCCATTATTATTGGTGATACCGGCGCGTATGCCTCAGTAGGGGCATCGGTGCTTTTTCGCTCAGCCACCTTTGCTTGTGGACCTTATGTAGTGCCCAATGTCAAAGTGGATGCCTATGCTGTCTACACCAACAATCCCCCAGCAGGTGCTATGCGAGGCTTCGGTAGTCCTCAGGTTGCCTTTGCCGCCGACTGTCAGATGGATGAATTAGCCCATCGCCTAGGCATGGACCCCTTTGAATTCCGACTGCGCAATGCCTTGGAAGCGGGGGCCATCACGGCCACTGGCCAGTTGGTTACGGAGAGCATCGGCATCAAAGAGTGCCTGAATGCTGTGCGAGATGCACTTGCTGCTCAACCATTGCCACAGCCCGCGCATGGTAAGCGGCTGGGCGTGGGTATTGCAGCAGCCTACAAAAACGTCGGATTGGGGCCGGGCCTAGACGACCGCGCAGGTGCCATTGCCGAGATAGATGACGAAGGGCATCTGATCCTACGCGGGGGCTGTATCGACATGGGCCAAGGGCAGGACACCGTCATTGCGCAAATCGCAGCTCAGACCCTGCAGATCCCTTACAGTGACATCATTGTTGTAACTGGCGATACTGCTTCGTGTCCTGATTCTTTTATGACTACGGCGTCAAGAGCCACCTTGTTGCAAGGCAATGCCGTCCAGATTGCAGTAACTAAGCTTCGCGAGCAGTTGTTAGACTATGCTTGCAGCCAGTTCGATTTGAGGCGGGATGCAGTAACCTTCGAAGCAGGGCGCATCCAAGATAAGGCGACAGGCGTGGAGATCTCACTCGCGGAGCTAGCACGCCAAGCAACGAGACAGAACTATCGTCTTTGTGCAGAGGCTTACTATACAGCGCCAACGTGCTATCGAAATTTTGAATTTGATGAGCGACAATTCAAGGAAGACCCCGATCAATACCGCGTACACGTGGCATACTCTTTCTGCGCCCAGGCTTGCATCTTGGAGGTGGATGAGAGCAGCGGCGAAGTACGGGTACTGAGGATGATCACCGCCCAGGATGTTGGCAAACCTATCCACCCGCAAAACATCCGAGGGCAGATCGAGGGGGGTGTGGTCATGGGCATGGGCTATGCGCTTTATGAAGAGTTCATCGTGGACCGCGGATATATAGTCACGGATACGCTGCGCAAATGCAAAATTCCGCACATTGCCCAGGCTCCTGAAATTGTCCCTCTGATTGTGGAAGA
- the recO gene encoding DNA repair protein RecO, whose protein sequence is MPDRERIYRTEAVVLKHSDFGEADRLLTVYTPSLGKLRLLAKGIRKPTSRKAGHLESFTRTQLLVARGRNLDIITQAQTIEPYLALRQDLWRMSHAYYVGELVDCFGEEQAENYPLYCLLCAALNWVCQSSNLPLTMRFLEMQILNLGGYRPQLFHCVRCNVLLEPVVNYFSPEEGGMLCPRCGEGYRGTRPLSLGAFKAMRYLQTREYAECMRLQLSQATCAEVEGTLQHYLVYILERKLKSVEFLHLLRNAQLPGMP, encoded by the coding sequence ATGCCAGACCGTGAGCGCATCTACCGCACCGAAGCGGTGGTCCTCAAGCACAGCGACTTTGGGGAAGCGGATCGCTTGTTGACTGTCTACACCCCATCCTTGGGCAAATTGCGTCTGCTAGCCAAGGGCATCCGCAAGCCGACCAGCCGCAAGGCAGGCCACCTCGAATCCTTCACCCGCACGCAGTTGCTGGTGGCCCGCGGGCGCAATCTGGATATCATTACCCAGGCGCAGACCATAGAGCCTTATTTGGCGCTGCGTCAGGACCTGTGGCGGATGAGCCACGCTTACTATGTAGGGGAACTGGTAGATTGCTTCGGGGAAGAGCAGGCGGAGAACTATCCACTCTACTGCTTGCTTTGCGCGGCGCTGAACTGGGTCTGCCAATCATCTAACCTTCCGTTGACCATGCGCTTCTTGGAAATGCAGATTTTGAACCTGGGAGGTTACCGGCCTCAACTCTTCCATTGCGTGCGTTGCAATGTTCTGTTGGAGCCGGTTGTGAACTACTTTTCACCGGAGGAAGGTGGAATGCTTTGTCCACGCTGCGGGGAGGGGTACCGCGGAACTAGACCCCTTTCACTCGGAGCATTCAAAGCAATGCGCTACCTGCAAACGCGCGAGTATGCAGAGTGCATGCGTCTGCAATTAAGCCAGGCGACATGCGCTGAGGTGGAAGGAACTTTGCAGCACTACTTGGTCTACATCCTGGAACGCAAGCTCAAAAGCGTGGAGTTTCTCCATCTCCTCCGCAACGCCCAGTTGCCTGGCATGCCCTGA
- the ltaE gene encoding low-specificity L-threonine aldolase, with amino-acid sequence MEIIDLRSDTVTLPTPAMREAMYHAELGDDVFGEDPTVNRLQEMAAERMGKEDALFVASGTMGNLVALLTHCERGDGAIMGHLSHTFLNEAGGSAALGGVYLLAVPNQPDGTIDPAVLERVIPAEDIHHPRVKLVCLENTHNYCNGAPLTAQYTVLVADLAHRNGLALHLDGARIFNAAIALGVEARELAGPADSVMFCLSKGLSCPVGSLLCGSAEFIGRARRMRKMVGGGMRQAGVLAAAGIVALEQMVNRLHEDHENARILAQGIAEIPGLGLDPETVRTNIVFFDFLANRMTVQQFVTALKEEGVLILALGPNRLRAVTHYGIERAHVERALQVMRRIMSK; translated from the coding sequence ATGGAAATCATAGATTTGCGCAGTGACACCGTTACATTACCAACCCCAGCCATGCGCGAGGCTATGTACCATGCCGAGCTGGGTGACGATGTCTTTGGCGAAGACCCCACCGTGAATCGCTTGCAAGAGATGGCTGCAGAACGGATGGGCAAGGAGGACGCCCTGTTTGTAGCCAGTGGCACGATGGGCAACTTGGTGGCTCTGTTAACCCACTGCGAGCGTGGCGACGGAGCCATCATGGGCCACCTCTCCCATACCTTCCTCAACGAAGCAGGCGGGTCGGCGGCTTTAGGAGGGGTTTATCTGCTGGCTGTTCCCAACCAACCAGATGGCACCATTGACCCGGCGGTGCTCGAGCGTGTGATTCCTGCTGAGGATATCCACCACCCACGCGTAAAGCTTGTCTGTCTGGAGAATACTCATAATTACTGCAATGGGGCACCGCTGACGGCGCAGTATACAGTGCTGGTGGCAGATCTTGCGCACCGCAACGGTCTAGCTCTTCACCTGGACGGCGCGCGCATCTTCAATGCAGCCATCGCCTTGGGTGTGGAGGCGCGCGAATTGGCAGGGCCCGCGGACTCGGTCATGTTCTGCCTGTCCAAAGGTCTGAGCTGTCCCGTGGGCTCGCTGCTCTGCGGTAGCGCCGAGTTCATTGGAAGAGCACGTCGCATGCGCAAGATGGTTGGCGGTGGCATGCGCCAGGCTGGAGTGCTCGCCGCAGCCGGTATCGTGGCTCTAGAACAGATGGTGAACCGGCTTCACGAAGACCATGAGAATGCCCGCATACTAGCCCAGGGCATTGCCGAAATTCCTGGCTTAGGGCTGGACCCGGAAACCGTGCGTACCAATATCGTCTTTTTCGATTTTCTGGCTAACCGCATGACCGTGCAGCAATTCGTCACCGCACTCAAAGAAGAGGGAGTCTTGATCCTAGCGCTGGGCCCGAACCGCCTGCGTGCGGTAACGCATTATGGCATCGAGCGAGCGCACGTCGAGCGGGCCTTGCAGGTGATGCGGCGCATCATGAGCAAATAA
- a CDS encoding aldehyde ferredoxin oxidoreductase family protein: protein MPGYTNRIARVDLSSRQISYEELGEEFYRRYLGGWNLIGLTLLHETPAHLDPLGPANPLVIASGVASGIPVSGFARNAVGAKSPLTGGFGASEVGGFFQTELKRAGFDAIIVHGQAEFPLYLLVCDGQIKLCDASHLWGQKTADALAQIRAEVGDPRARAMLIGPAAENLVPYACISNDLKHFAGRCGLGAVMGAKKLKAIVARGSQPVPVADPEKIKALGQWMHKNLHLAGNLHLWGTGAAQELFVQQGNLPVRNFSEGEYPQVKRQLPQTIREVLGSTMEACYACAVRCKKRVATETPYPIDPQYGGPEYETLAAIGSNCCIADTALLCKANELLNAYTIDTISFGVCLAFAMECFEAGLLNLQDTDGLELRFGNGNVLLPAIEKVARREGFGSFLALGVKEMARQLGGGSERFAMHVKGQPYPMHEPRLKLGLGLGYAVSPTGADHQHSLHDTSTTTLAGIETLRPLGILKPVPLNDLGPEKVRLAMRYSIASVARNCTVLCQFVPWSFPQIIDIIRAATGWTDYSLYEWMESGERALNLARLFNLREGLSAADDWLTQRSFEPPVNGALKNQAVPADQLRTAIRLYYGMMGWDPDTGIPTEAKLRELGLDWHS, encoded by the coding sequence ATGCCCGGATACACAAATAGGATCGCACGCGTTGATTTGAGCAGTAGACAGATCAGTTATGAAGAGCTAGGAGAGGAATTCTATCGGCGTTACCTTGGAGGGTGGAATCTGATTGGTCTCACTCTGCTTCATGAGACCCCAGCTCATCTCGATCCCCTAGGGCCTGCCAATCCGCTCGTCATTGCTAGTGGAGTTGCTTCTGGGATTCCCGTTTCGGGATTCGCGCGCAATGCTGTAGGCGCGAAATCCCCGCTCACCGGAGGGTTTGGTGCCTCGGAAGTGGGCGGCTTTTTTCAGACCGAATTGAAAAGGGCTGGTTTCGATGCCATCATTGTACACGGTCAGGCGGAGTTCCCGTTATACCTGTTGGTTTGTGATGGACAGATCAAGCTGTGTGATGCATCCCATCTGTGGGGTCAGAAGACTGCGGATGCTTTGGCCCAGATACGTGCCGAAGTTGGCGACCCTCGTGCGCGTGCCATGTTGATTGGGCCAGCCGCCGAGAACCTGGTCCCGTATGCTTGCATTTCCAACGATTTGAAGCATTTTGCGGGGCGCTGTGGCCTGGGAGCAGTAATGGGCGCGAAGAAACTGAAAGCGATTGTAGCACGTGGGAGCCAGCCTGTGCCCGTAGCCGATCCCGAAAAAATCAAAGCACTGGGGCAATGGATGCACAAAAACCTGCATTTGGCAGGCAATCTTCACCTCTGGGGGACAGGAGCTGCACAGGAGCTTTTCGTACAGCAAGGCAACCTGCCCGTGCGCAACTTCAGCGAGGGAGAGTATCCGCAGGTCAAGCGTCAGTTACCGCAGACCATTCGCGAAGTGCTGGGTAGCACGATGGAGGCGTGTTATGCTTGCGCAGTGCGCTGCAAAAAGCGCGTCGCTACCGAAACTCCATATCCCATTGATCCCCAGTATGGTGGCCCAGAATATGAAACGCTTGCTGCCATTGGCTCGAATTGCTGTATCGCAGATACCGCTCTACTATGCAAGGCCAACGAACTTCTGAACGCTTATACGATTGACACCATTTCCTTTGGCGTTTGCCTAGCTTTTGCCATGGAATGCTTTGAAGCGGGATTGCTCAACTTGCAGGATACGGATGGCCTGGAGCTGCGGTTTGGGAATGGCAACGTATTATTGCCGGCTATCGAGAAGGTGGCACGGCGTGAGGGATTCGGCTCGTTCCTGGCTCTTGGCGTAAAGGAGATGGCGCGACAATTGGGCGGCGGTAGCGAACGTTTTGCCATGCACGTAAAAGGCCAACCCTATCCCATGCACGAGCCTAGACTGAAGCTAGGACTGGGTCTGGGCTATGCCGTGTCGCCCACTGGCGCTGATCACCAGCACTCTCTACACGACACCAGCACAACTACCTTGGCAGGGATAGAAACCCTGCGGCCACTGGGCATCCTGAAGCCAGTACCGCTGAACGATCTAGGGCCAGAAAAAGTGCGGCTTGCCATGCGTTATTCTATTGCTTCTGTGGCACGCAATTGCACTGTGCTTTGTCAGTTCGTCCCATGGAGCTTTCCGCAAATCATCGACATCATCCGCGCCGCAACAGGTTGGACAGATTATAGCCTGTACGAATGGATGGAGAGCGGGGAACGTGCTCTGAACTTGGCCCGTTTGTTCAACCTGCGCGAAGGCCTCTCGGCTGCCGATGATTGGTTGACCCAGCGTTCTTTCGAACCGCCTGTCAATGGCGCGCTAAAGAACCAGGCGGTTCCAGCGGACCAACTACGCACAGCCATCCGCCTCTACTACGGCATGATGGGCTGGGATCCCGATACTGGCATCCCAACTGAGGCAAAGTTGCGGGAGCTAGGATTGGATTGGCATAGCTAA
- the deoC gene encoding deoxyribose-phosphate aldolase — protein sequence MGLTALAQYIDHTLLKPEATPEQIAKLCAEAREYGFFAVCVNPCYVRQCCELLRDTPVRVSSTIGFPLGATLPEVKAYETKLAIREGATEVDMVINIGALKSGNDALVQRDIEAVVRIAHRHHVLTKVIIEAALLTDDEKVKVCTLAKVARADFVKTSTGFGPGGATVQDVELMRRTVGPDMGVKAAGGIRDYETALKMIAAGATRLGTSASVKIMEEAKGKIQ from the coding sequence CTGGGACTCACTGCATTGGCTCAGTACATTGACCATACCTTACTCAAGCCAGAGGCCACGCCAGAGCAAATCGCCAAGTTGTGCGCAGAGGCACGTGAGTACGGTTTCTTCGCTGTATGCGTAAACCCGTGCTACGTCCGCCAATGCTGTGAACTCTTGCGCGACACGCCCGTGCGCGTTAGCAGCACCATCGGATTCCCCCTAGGGGCGACGCTGCCCGAAGTGAAAGCCTACGAGACCAAGCTGGCCATCCGCGAGGGAGCAACCGAGGTAGACATGGTGATCAACATCGGTGCGCTCAAAAGTGGCAACGATGCGCTCGTGCAACGCGACATCGAGGCAGTGGTCCGAATAGCGCATCGCCACCACGTTTTGACCAAGGTCATCATCGAAGCCGCACTGCTAACCGATGATGAGAAGGTCAAAGTTTGTACCCTCGCTAAAGTTGCACGGGCTGATTTCGTCAAGACCTCCACTGGTTTTGGTCCAGGTGGCGCAACCGTACAAGACGTGGAGTTGATGCGACGTACGGTTGGGCCAGACATGGGAGTCAAGGCTGCTGGGGGCATTCGTGACTACGAAACAGCTCTAAAGATGATCGCGGCTGGTGCAACACGGTTAGGCACCAGCGCCAGTGTCAAGATCATGGAAGAGGCCAAGGGCAAGATACAGTAA